The following coding sequences are from one Kosakonia sp. H02 window:
- the aceE gene encoding pyruvate dehydrogenase (acetyl-transferring), homodimeric type — MSERLQNDVDPIETRDWQQAIESVIREEGVERAQYLIDQLLSEARKGGVKVAAGTGASNYVNTIAVEDEPEYPGNLELERRIRSAIRWNAIMTVLRASKKDLELGGHMASFQSSATIYEVCFNHFFRARNEKDGGDLVYFQGHISPGVYARAFVEGRLTEEQMNNFRQEVHGKGLSSYPHPKLMPEFWQFPTVSMGLGPIGAIYQAKFLKYLEHRGLKDTSEQTVYAFLGDGEMDEPESKGAITIATREKLDNLCFIINCNLQRLDGPVTGNGKIINELEGIFAGAGWNVIKVMWGSRWDELLRKDTSGKLIQLMNETVDGDYQTFKSKDGAYVREHFFGKYPETAALVADWTDEQIWALNRGGHDPKKIYAALKKAQETKGKATVILAHTIKGYGMGDTAEGKNIAHQVKKMNMDGVRYIRDRFNVPVTDEQVEKLAYLTFDEGSEEHKYLHERRQALKGYLPSRQPKFTEKLDLPALEDFSQLLEEQNKEISTTIAFVRALNVMLKNKSIKDRLVPIIADEARTFGMEGLFRQIGIYSPNGQQYTPQDREQVAYYKEDEKGQILQEGINELGAGASWLAAATSYSTNNLPMIPFYIYYSMFGFQRIGDLCWQAGDQQARGFLVGGTSGRTTLNGEGLQHEDGHSHIQSLTIPNCISYDPSYAYEVAVIMHDGLQRMYGEKQENVYYYITTLNENYHMPAMPEGAEEGIRKGIYKLETVEGSKGKVQLLGSGSILRHVREAAQILAKDYGVGSDVYSVTSFTELARDGQDCERWNMLHPLETPRVPYIAQVMNDAPAVASTDYMKLFAEQVRTYVPADDYRVLGTDGFGRSDSRENLRHHFEVDASYVVVAALGELAKRGEIDKKVVAEAITRFNIDADKVNPRLA, encoded by the coding sequence ATGTCAGAACGTTTACAAAATGACGTGGATCCGATCGAAACTCGCGACTGGCAACAGGCGATCGAATCGGTCATCCGTGAAGAAGGTGTTGAGCGTGCTCAGTATCTGATTGACCAGCTCCTTTCTGAAGCCCGCAAAGGCGGTGTGAAAGTGGCAGCTGGCACAGGGGCGAGCAACTACGTAAACACTATTGCCGTTGAAGATGAGCCGGAATACCCGGGCAATCTGGAACTGGAACGCCGTATCCGTTCAGCTATCCGCTGGAACGCCATCATGACCGTTCTGCGCGCGTCCAAAAAAGACCTCGAGCTGGGCGGCCACATGGCTTCCTTCCAGTCTTCTGCGACCATTTACGAAGTTTGCTTCAACCACTTCTTCCGCGCCCGCAACGAGAAAGACGGTGGCGACCTGGTTTACTTCCAGGGCCACATCTCTCCGGGCGTCTATGCACGTGCATTTGTTGAAGGTCGTCTGACTGAAGAGCAAATGAACAACTTCCGTCAGGAAGTTCACGGTAAAGGTCTCTCTTCTTACCCGCACCCGAAACTGATGCCGGAATTCTGGCAGTTCCCGACCGTATCCATGGGTCTGGGCCCGATTGGTGCTATCTATCAGGCGAAGTTCCTGAAATACCTGGAACACCGCGGTCTGAAAGATACCTCTGAACAAACCGTTTACGCTTTCCTGGGCGACGGTGAGATGGATGAGCCGGAATCCAAAGGTGCGATCACTATCGCCACCCGTGAAAAACTGGACAACCTGTGCTTCATCATCAACTGTAACCTGCAACGTCTGGATGGCCCGGTCACCGGTAACGGCAAAATCATCAACGAACTGGAAGGCATCTTCGCAGGTGCTGGCTGGAACGTTATCAAGGTGATGTGGGGTTCTCGTTGGGACGAACTGCTGCGTAAAGACACCAGCGGTAAACTGATCCAGCTGATGAACGAAACCGTCGACGGCGATTACCAGACCTTCAAATCCAAAGATGGTGCGTACGTTCGCGAGCACTTCTTCGGTAAATACCCGGAAACCGCCGCGCTGGTTGCAGACTGGACTGATGAGCAGATCTGGGCCCTGAACCGTGGCGGTCACGATCCGAAGAAAATCTACGCTGCACTGAAAAAAGCGCAGGAAACCAAAGGCAAAGCAACTGTCATCCTGGCCCACACCATTAAAGGTTACGGCATGGGCGACACCGCCGAAGGTAAAAACATCGCTCACCAGGTGAAGAAAATGAACATGGACGGCGTACGTTACATCCGCGACCGTTTCAATGTTCCTGTCACTGATGAGCAGGTTGAAAAACTCGCTTACCTGACTTTCGATGAAGGTTCTGAAGAGCACAAGTACCTGCACGAACGTCGCCAGGCGCTGAAAGGCTACCTGCCATCTCGTCAGCCGAAATTCACTGAAAAACTGGATCTGCCGGCGCTGGAAGACTTCTCTCAGCTGCTGGAAGAGCAGAACAAAGAGATCTCCACCACTATCGCTTTCGTGCGTGCCCTGAACGTGATGCTGAAGAACAAGTCGATTAAAGATCGTCTGGTTCCGATCATTGCCGACGAAGCGCGTACCTTCGGTATGGAAGGTCTGTTCCGTCAGATTGGTATTTACAGCCCGAACGGCCAGCAGTACACCCCGCAGGACCGTGAGCAGGTTGCTTACTACAAAGAAGACGAGAAAGGCCAGATCCTCCAGGAAGGTATCAACGAACTGGGTGCTGGCGCATCCTGGCTGGCGGCTGCGACTTCTTACAGCACCAACAACCTGCCGATGATCCCGTTCTACATTTACTACTCCATGTTCGGTTTCCAGCGTATCGGTGACCTGTGCTGGCAGGCTGGCGACCAGCAGGCTCGCGGCTTCCTGGTAGGCGGGACTTCCGGTCGTACGACCCTGAACGGTGAAGGTCTGCAACACGAAGATGGTCATAGCCACATTCAGTCGCTGACTATCCCGAACTGTATCTCTTACGACCCGTCTTACGCGTACGAAGTGGCTGTCATCATGCATGACGGCCTGCAACGTATGTACGGTGAAAAACAAGAGAACGTTTACTACTACATCACCACGCTGAACGAAAACTACCACATGCCGGCGATGCCGGAAGGTGCCGAGGAAGGTATCCGTAAAGGTATCTACAAACTCGAAACCGTTGAAGGTAGCAAAGGTAAAGTTCAGCTGCTGGGCTCCGGTTCTATTCTGCGTCACGTGCGTGAAGCGGCGCAGATCCTGGCGAAAGACTACGGCGTGGGTTCTGACGTGTATAGCGTGACGTCCTTCACCGAGCTTGCGCGTGATGGCCAGGATTGTGAACGCTGGAACATGCTGCACCCGCTGGAAACCCCGCGCGTTCCGTACATCGCTCAGGTGATGAACGACGCACCGGCTGTAGCATCGACTGACTATATGAAACTGTTCGCCGAGCAGGTTCGTACTTATGTACCGGCTGATGATTACCGCGTACTGGGTACCGACGGCTTTGGTCGCTCCGACAGCCGTGAAAACCTGCGTCACCACTTCGAAGTTGATGCTTCTTATGTGGTTGTAGCAGCACTGGGCGAACTGGCTAAACGTGGCGAAATCGACAAGAAAGTGGTGGCGGAAGCAATCACCAGATTCAACATCGATGCAGATAAAGTTAACCCGCGTCTGGCGTAA
- the pdhR gene encoding pyruvate dehydrogenase complex transcriptional repressor PdhR, with the protein MAYSKIRQPKLSDVIEQQLEFLILEGTLRPGEKLPPERELAKQFDVSRPSLREAIQRLEAKGLLLRRQGGGTFVQSSLWQSFSDPLVELLTDHPESQFDLLETRHALEGIAAYYAALRSTEEDKVRIGELHRAIELAQQSGDLDAESDAVVQYQIAVTEAAHNVVLLHLLRCMEPMLAQNVRQNFELLYARREMLPLVSNHRASIFAAIMAGKPEEAREASHRHLAFIEEILLDRSREQSRRERSLRRLEQRKN; encoded by the coding sequence ATGGCCTACAGCAAAATCCGCCAACCGAAACTATCCGATGTGATTGAGCAGCAACTGGAGTTTTTGATTCTCGAAGGGACATTACGTCCCGGTGAAAAACTTCCTCCAGAACGCGAACTGGCCAAACAGTTCGATGTTTCTCGTCCTTCACTGCGCGAGGCCATTCAGCGCCTCGAAGCGAAAGGCCTGCTCCTTCGTCGCCAGGGCGGTGGTACCTTTGTCCAAAGCAGTCTGTGGCAGAGCTTCAGCGACCCGCTGGTAGAACTTCTGACCGATCACCCCGAATCCCAGTTTGACCTTCTTGAAACGCGCCACGCGCTGGAAGGCATTGCCGCCTATTACGCAGCGCTACGCAGCACCGAGGAAGACAAAGTGCGCATTGGCGAGCTGCATCGGGCTATCGAACTGGCGCAGCAATCGGGCGATCTGGACGCGGAATCGGACGCTGTCGTGCAGTATCAAATCGCCGTAACGGAAGCGGCACATAATGTCGTTCTCCTTCATCTGCTACGCTGCATGGAGCCGATGTTGGCGCAAAACGTTCGTCAAAACTTCGAATTGCTGTACGCGCGCCGGGAAATGCTCCCGCTTGTCAGCAACCATCGAGCGAGTATTTTCGCGGCGATCATGGCCGGGAAGCCGGAAGAGGCGCGCGAAGCGTCGCACCGTCACCTGGCGTTTATCGAAGAGATTTTGCTGGATCGCAGCCGTGAGCAGAGCCGTCGTGAACGCTCGCTTCGTCGGCTGGAGCAGCGCAAGAATTAG
- the aroP gene encoding aromatic amino acid transporter AroP: MMEGQQHGDQLKRGLKNRHIQLIALGGAIGTGLFLGSASVIQSAGPGIILGYAIAGFIAFLIMRQLGEMVVEEPVAGSFSHFAYKYWGSFAGFASGWNYWVLYVLVAMAELTAVGKYVQFWWPEIPTWVSAAAFFVIINAINLTNVKVFGEMEFWFAIIKVFAVVAMIIFGGWLLFSDSAGPQATVRNLWEQGGFLPHGIGGLVMMMAIIMFSFGGLELVGITAAEADNPEQSIPKATNQVIYRILIFYVGSLAVLLSLLPWTRVTADTSPFVLIFHELGDSFVANALNIVVLTAALSVYNSCVYCNSRMLFGLAKQGNAPKMLQKTDKRGVPVNTILVSALFTALCVLINYLAPDSAFGLLMALVVSALVINWAMISLAHMRFRRAKQQQGVTPRFPALLYPLGNWICLLFMAGVLVIMLMTPGMAISVWLIPVWIAILAVGYLFRQKNAKAVKAQ, translated from the coding sequence ATGATGGAAGGTCAACAGCACGGCGATCAGCTAAAGCGCGGCCTTAAGAACCGCCATATTCAGCTTATCGCGCTGGGCGGGGCTATTGGGACTGGCCTGTTTCTGGGCAGCGCTTCAGTTATTCAATCTGCCGGCCCCGGCATTATCCTGGGCTACGCCATTGCCGGTTTTATTGCGTTTTTGATCATGCGCCAGCTCGGCGAAATGGTCGTCGAAGAGCCAGTGGCAGGGTCGTTCAGCCACTTCGCTTATAAATACTGGGGCAGCTTCGCCGGTTTTGCTTCCGGCTGGAACTACTGGGTGCTGTATGTTCTGGTCGCGATGGCAGAACTGACGGCGGTCGGTAAATATGTTCAGTTCTGGTGGCCGGAAATCCCCACCTGGGTTTCTGCGGCCGCCTTCTTTGTCATCATCAACGCCATCAACCTGACCAACGTTAAAGTGTTTGGTGAGATGGAGTTCTGGTTCGCCATTATTAAAGTCTTCGCCGTGGTGGCGATGATCATCTTTGGCGGCTGGCTACTGTTTAGCGACAGCGCAGGTCCGCAGGCGACCGTGCGTAACCTGTGGGAACAGGGCGGCTTCTTGCCGCACGGCATCGGCGGGCTGGTGATGATGATGGCTATCATCATGTTCTCGTTCGGTGGGCTGGAGCTGGTCGGTATTACCGCCGCCGAAGCCGACAACCCGGAGCAAAGCATTCCGAAAGCGACCAACCAGGTTATTTACCGCATCCTGATCTTTTATGTCGGTTCACTGGCCGTGCTGCTCTCTTTGCTGCCATGGACACGCGTCACCGCCGACACCAGCCCGTTTGTACTGATCTTTCACGAACTGGGCGACTCTTTCGTTGCCAACGCGTTGAATATCGTGGTGCTGACCGCAGCGCTCTCCGTTTACAACAGCTGCGTTTACTGCAACAGCCGCATGCTGTTTGGCCTGGCAAAACAGGGTAACGCGCCGAAAATGCTGCAAAAAACAGATAAACGCGGCGTGCCGGTCAATACCATTCTGGTCTCTGCCCTTTTCACCGCCTTGTGCGTACTGATCAACTATTTGGCACCGGACTCGGCGTTCGGCCTGTTGATGGCGCTGGTGGTTTCCGCGCTGGTAATTAACTGGGCGATGATCAGCCTGGCGCATATGCGTTTTCGCCGGGCTAAACAGCAGCAAGGCGTCACGCCGCGCTTCCCGGCGCTGCTCTACCCGCTCGGTAACTGGATCTGCCTGCTGTTTATGGCGGGTGTGCTGGTTATCATGCTGATGACGCCTGGCATGGCGATCTCGGTGTGGCTGATCCCGGTGTGGATTGCCATTCTGGCTGTTGGCTACCTGTTCCGACAGAAAAATGCAAAAGCGGTGAAAGCGCAATAA
- a CDS encoding MFS transporter, with translation MDNNKLSVKEKIGYGMGDAGCNIIFGAIMLFVNYFYTDIFGLAPALVGVLLLSIRVIDAITDPLMGALADRTQSKYGRFRPWLLWIAVPYAVFSVLMFTTPAWSYSSKVIYAFVTYFLLSLTYTAINIPYCSLGGVITNDPKERVACQSYRFVMVGIATLLLSLTLLPMAEWFGGADKAKGYQMAMAVLAFIGMCMFLFCFATVRERIRPAVPTNDDLKKDFKDVWKNDQWVRILLLTLCNVCPGFIRMAATMYYVTWVMQESTHFATLFISLGVVGMMIGSMLAKVLTDRWCKLKVFFWTNIALAIFSCAFYFFDPHATVMIVVLYFLLNILHQIPSPLHWSLMADVDDYGEWKTGKRITGISFSGNLFFLKVGLAVAGAMVGFLLSWYGYDAGAKQQSASAINGIMLLFTVIPGVGYLITAGVVRLLKVDRELMKQIQADLEKRRVNYHELSERQPVPAGENVRNA, from the coding sequence ATGGACAACAACAAACTGTCTGTTAAAGAAAAGATTGGCTATGGCATGGGTGACGCCGGATGCAACATCATCTTTGGCGCTATCATGTTGTTTGTTAACTATTTTTACACAGATATCTTCGGCCTCGCGCCTGCGCTGGTCGGCGTGTTACTGCTGTCGATTCGCGTTATTGACGCGATTACTGACCCGCTGATGGGCGCGCTGGCTGACCGTACACAAAGCAAATATGGCCGTTTCCGCCCGTGGCTGCTGTGGATAGCGGTGCCTTACGCCGTGTTCAGCGTGCTGATGTTCACCACGCCGGCGTGGAGCTACAGCAGCAAAGTTATCTATGCCTTTGTCACCTACTTCCTGCTGTCGCTGACCTATACCGCCATCAATATTCCCTACTGCTCGCTGGGTGGCGTGATTACTAACGATCCGAAAGAGCGTGTTGCCTGCCAGTCGTATCGCTTTGTGATGGTGGGTATCGCCACGCTGCTGCTGTCGCTGACCCTGCTGCCGATGGCGGAATGGTTTGGCGGCGCGGATAAAGCCAAAGGCTACCAGATGGCAATGGCGGTGCTGGCGTTTATCGGCATGTGTATGTTTCTGTTCTGTTTTGCCACCGTGCGCGAGCGCATTCGCCCGGCGGTACCGACCAATGACGATCTGAAGAAAGATTTTAAAGACGTATGGAAGAACGACCAGTGGGTACGCATTCTGCTGCTGACGCTGTGCAACGTCTGCCCCGGTTTTATCCGCATGGCCGCCACGATGTATTACGTCACCTGGGTTATGCAGGAGAGCACCCATTTCGCCACGCTGTTTATCAGCCTTGGCGTGGTGGGCATGATGATCGGCAGTATGCTGGCAAAAGTGCTGACCGACCGCTGGTGCAAACTGAAAGTCTTCTTCTGGACCAACATCGCGCTGGCAATTTTTTCCTGCGCCTTTTACTTCTTCGACCCGCACGCCACGGTGATGATTGTGGTGCTCTACTTCCTGCTTAACATCCTGCATCAAATCCCTTCCCCGCTGCACTGGTCGCTGATGGCGGACGTGGATGATTACGGCGAGTGGAAAACCGGCAAACGCATTACCGGGATCAGCTTTTCCGGCAACCTCTTCTTCCTGAAAGTGGGTCTCGCCGTGGCGGGCGCAATGGTCGGCTTCCTGCTCTCCTGGTATGGTTACGATGCCGGAGCCAAACAGCAGAGCGCCAGCGCTATCAACGGCATCATGCTGCTGTTTACGGTGATCCCGGGCGTTGGTTACCTGATTACCGCAGGCGTGGTGCGCCTGCTGAAAGTCGACCGTGAATTAATGAAACAGATCCAGGCGGATCTGGAAAAACGCCGCGTCAACTACCACGAACTGAGCGAACGCCAGCCGGTCCCCGCAGGCGAAAACGTAAGGAACGCATAA
- a CDS encoding family 43 glycosylhydrolase: MSDWPNPFIEQRADPFILRHEGNYYFVASVPEYDRLEIRRATTLEGLRRAEGVVVWRKPQSGPMSELIWAPELHHIDGKWYLYFAATWTKALDALNMFQHRMFVLECADADPLTGRWVEKGQVQTPFDTFALDATTFVHQGKRWYLWAQKAPDIAGNSNLYLAEMENPWTLKGEPVMLSQPEFDWECRGFRVNEGPAVLFHGDKLFISYSASATDENYCMGLLWIDIHANPQDPANWQKTPQPVFKTSYENRQYGPGHNSFTQTPDGEDVLVYHARNYTEIEGDPLYDPNRHTRLKTIRWQENGMPDFGIPAADNR, translated from the coding sequence ATGAGTGACTGGCCAAACCCGTTTATTGAGCAGCGCGCAGACCCTTTTATTCTGCGCCACGAAGGCAACTATTACTTTGTCGCCTCGGTGCCGGAGTATGACCGACTGGAGATCCGCCGCGCGACCACACTGGAGGGGCTACGCCGCGCCGAAGGCGTAGTGGTCTGGCGCAAGCCGCAAAGCGGGCCGATGAGTGAGCTTATCTGGGCGCCGGAGCTGCATCATATTGATGGCAAATGGTATTTATATTTTGCCGCCACCTGGACGAAGGCGCTGGATGCACTGAATATGTTCCAGCACCGCATGTTCGTGCTGGAGTGCGCCGATGCCGATCCGCTCACCGGCCGCTGGGTGGAAAAAGGCCAGGTCCAGACACCGTTTGATACCTTCGCCCTCGATGCCACAACCTTTGTCCATCAAGGCAAACGCTGGTATCTGTGGGCGCAGAAAGCGCCAGATATTGCGGGCAACTCCAACCTCTATCTGGCGGAAATGGAAAACCCGTGGACGCTGAAAGGCGAGCCGGTAATGTTAAGCCAACCGGAGTTTGACTGGGAGTGCCGGGGCTTTCGGGTGAACGAAGGGCCTGCGGTGCTGTTTCACGGCGACAAGCTGTTTATCAGCTACTCTGCCAGCGCCACCGATGAAAACTACTGCATGGGTCTGCTGTGGATCGATATCCACGCGAATCCGCAGGATCCGGCGAACTGGCAGAAAACGCCGCAGCCAGTGTTTAAAACCAGTTATGAAAATCGCCAGTATGGCCCAGGCCACAACAGCTTTACGCAAACGCCGGACGGGGAAGATGTGCTGGTGTATCACGCGCGTAACTACACCGAAATAGAAGGCGATCCGCTGTACGATCCCAATCGCCACACCCGCCTGAAAACGATCCGCTGGCAGGAAAACGGGATGCCTGATTTTGGCATCCCGGCAGCGGATAATCGCTAA
- the ampE gene encoding beta-lactamase regulator AmpE: protein MTLFTMLLVLAAERLFKLGEHWQLDHRVEVLFRRVKHYSMFRTLLMTALAMLVTFLILRALLGLFFNVPLLVVWILIGVLCIGAGKVRLHYHAYLKAAARNDSHAHMAMANELTLIHGVPPGCSEREFLRELQNALLWINFRFYLAPLFWFIVGGPWGPVLLVGYAFLRAWQSWLARYQTPNERQQSGIDAILHLLDWVPVRLAGVVYALVGHGEKALPAWFASLGDAHTSQYHVLTRLAQFSLAREPHMDKVATPKAAVSMAKKTSLVLVVVVALLTIYGTLM from the coding sequence ATGACATTATTCACCATGCTGCTGGTACTGGCAGCAGAACGGCTATTTAAACTGGGAGAACACTGGCAACTGGATCACCGGGTAGAGGTGCTGTTCCGGCGCGTAAAACACTACTCCATGTTCAGAACGTTGCTGATGACGGCGCTGGCGATGCTGGTGACGTTTTTGATTTTGCGCGCGCTGCTCGGGTTATTTTTTAATGTGCCGCTGCTGGTGGTGTGGATCCTGATTGGCGTGCTGTGTATCGGCGCAGGTAAAGTGCGGTTGCACTACCATGCTTACCTGAAAGCGGCGGCGCGCAACGACAGCCATGCGCATATGGCGATGGCCAATGAGTTGACGCTGATCCACGGTGTGCCGCCTGGCTGTAGTGAGCGCGAGTTCTTGCGCGAACTGCAAAACGCGTTGCTGTGGATTAACTTCCGTTTTTATCTCGCGCCGCTGTTCTGGTTTATCGTCGGTGGCCCCTGGGGGCCGGTGCTGCTGGTGGGTTATGCATTCTTACGTGCCTGGCAGTCGTGGCTGGCGCGCTATCAAACGCCAAACGAGCGCCAGCAATCCGGCATCGATGCCATTTTGCATCTGCTGGACTGGGTGCCGGTGCGCCTGGCGGGCGTGGTGTATGCGCTGGTTGGGCATGGCGAGAAAGCGCTACCGGCCTGGTTTGCCTCGCTGGGTGATGCCCATACCTCGCAGTATCACGTGCTGACGCGTCTTGCCCAGTTCTCGCTGGCGCGCGAGCCGCATATGGATAAGGTCGCCACACCGAAAGCGGCAGTGTCGATGGCGAAAAAAACGTCGCTGGTGCTGGTGGTTGTGGTGGCGCTGTTAACGATTTACGGCACGCTGATGTAA
- the ampD gene encoding 1,6-anhydro-N-acetylmuramyl-L-alanine amidase AmpD: MQLRKGWLVEARHVPSPHFDCRPDDEQPLLLVVHNISLPPGKFGGPWIDALFTGTLDASADPFFAEIAHLRVSAHCLIRRDGEIVQYVPFDKRAWHAGVSSYKGRERCNDFSIGIELEGTDQLAYTDAQYLQLAAVTRTVIKLYPSIADNMTGHSDIAPERKTDPGPAFDWARFRALVAGLSEKEMP, from the coding sequence ATGCAGTTACGCAAGGGTTGGCTGGTGGAGGCGCGGCACGTGCCGTCTCCCCATTTCGATTGCCGCCCGGACGATGAGCAGCCTTTACTGCTGGTGGTACATAATATTAGCCTGCCGCCTGGCAAGTTCGGCGGACCGTGGATTGACGCGCTCTTTACCGGGACGCTGGATGCAAGCGCCGATCCCTTCTTCGCTGAGATTGCTCATTTGCGCGTTTCTGCCCACTGCCTGATCCGCCGCGACGGCGAGATTGTGCAATATGTGCCGTTCGATAAGCGCGCCTGGCATGCGGGCGTGTCGTCGTATAAGGGACGGGAGCGCTGTAATGATTTTTCGATTGGTATTGAGCTTGAGGGAACGGACCAACTGGCGTATACCGACGCGCAGTACCTTCAACTGGCGGCAGTAACGCGAACGGTCATTAAGCTTTACCCGTCGATTGCCGACAATATGACCGGACATAGCGATATCGCCCCTGAGCGCAAGACCGATCCCGGCCCGGCGTTTGACTGGGCGAGGTTTCGCGCCCTGGTTGCTGGTTTGTCAGAAAAGGAGATGCCATGA
- the nadC gene encoding carboxylating nicotinate-nucleotide diphosphorylase yields the protein MPPRRYNPDLRRDALLKRIELDIPAAVAQALREDLGGEVDANNDITAQLLPPENRSHAVVITREVGIFCGKRWVEEVFIQLAGDDVTLTWHVDDGDAVRADQPLFELDGPSRVLLTGERTALNFVQTLSGVASEVHRYVELLSGTKTQLLDTRKTLPGLRTALKYAVLCGGGANHRLGLSDAFLIKENHIIAAGSVRQAVEKAFWLRPDVPVEVEVETLEELDDALKAGADIIMLDNFATEQMREAVKRTNGQAKLEVSGNVTQETLREFAETGVDYISVGALTKHVRALDLSMRFR from the coding sequence ATGCCGCCTCGCCGCTATAACCCCGACCTTCGACGTGACGCGCTACTCAAACGCATTGAATTGGATATTCCTGCCGCTGTTGCCCAGGCGCTGCGCGAAGATTTGGGGGGTGAAGTCGATGCGAATAACGACATTACCGCTCAATTGTTACCGCCAGAGAACCGTTCTCATGCGGTCGTCATTACCCGCGAAGTGGGCATTTTCTGTGGTAAACGCTGGGTTGAAGAGGTGTTTATCCAACTGGCAGGCGATGACGTAACACTGACCTGGCACGTGGACGATGGCGATGCCGTGCGCGCCGACCAACCTTTATTCGAGCTTGATGGCCCCTCACGCGTGCTGCTCACTGGTGAGCGAACCGCCCTTAATTTCGTGCAAACGTTATCCGGCGTGGCAAGCGAAGTACACCGCTACGTTGAATTGCTGAGTGGTACTAAAACGCAATTACTCGATACGCGTAAAACGCTGCCGGGGCTGCGCACAGCGCTGAAATATGCCGTGCTGTGCGGCGGCGGCGCTAACCATCGGCTGGGGCTTTCCGATGCGTTTCTGATCAAAGAGAACCACATTATCGCTGCGGGCTCCGTTCGCCAGGCGGTGGAAAAAGCCTTCTGGCTACGCCCGGATGTGCCGGTGGAAGTTGAAGTTGAAACGCTGGAAGAACTCGACGACGCGCTGAAAGCCGGTGCCGACATCATCATGCTGGACAACTTCGCCACCGAACAAATGCGTGAAGCGGTAAAACGCACCAACGGCCAGGCAAAACTGGAAGTCTCCGGCAATGTCACGCAAGAAACCCTGCGTGAATTCGCCGAAACCGGCGTCGATTACATCTCCGTCGGTGCGCTGACGAAACACGTCCGCGCCCTCGATCTGTCAATGCGCTTTCGCTAA
- the ppdD gene encoding prepilin peptidase-dependent pilin: MNKEHGFTLIELMVVIGIVAILSAIGIPAYQNYLRKAALTDMLQTFVPYRTAVELCALERGGVDNCDASSNGIPAPTTTRYVSALSVTKGVVSLTGQESLNGLSVVMTPQWSNADGIQGWARACNTQADSALQQACEDVFRTGR, from the coding sequence ATGAACAAAGAACACGGATTTACCCTCATCGAACTCATGGTGGTGATCGGCATCGTCGCCATACTGAGCGCCATCGGCATTCCCGCCTACCAGAACTATCTGCGCAAAGCGGCATTAACCGACATGTTGCAAACCTTCGTCCCTTACCGCACCGCCGTGGAGCTTTGCGCGCTGGAGCGCGGCGGTGTCGATAACTGCGATGCCAGCAGCAACGGCATTCCTGCGCCCACTACCACCCGCTATGTCTCCGCGCTCAGCGTCACCAAAGGCGTGGTCTCGCTGACCGGCCAGGAGAGCCTGAACGGACTCAGCGTGGTGATGACACCGCAGTGGAGCAATGCCGATGGCATCCAGGGCTGGGCGCGGGCCTGTAACACGCAAGCGGACAGCGCACTGCAACAAGCCTGCGAAGACGTTTTTCGTACCGGACGTTAA